The genomic interval ACAGGAGAATGTGAACAAGCAGGGCTCGGAGGTGGCGGACGTTCCGGAGGAGGAGCACCGCGCCTTCGGCGAACGGATCCGGGCGGAAACGGAAAGGGCCATCGCCGGATACCGCGGCCTTCTGGAGGAGGGGATCGCGAAGGAACTGGCGCGGATCGTCCTACCCCTCAACATGTACACTCAGTTCTACTGGACCGTGAACGCCCGCTCGCTCATGAACTTTCTCAAACTCCGCTGCGACGCGCACGCCCAATACGAGATCCGGCAATACGCCGACCGGCTCCGGGACCTTTTCCGCGAGAAAATGCCCTGGACGGCGGAGGTGTTCGACACGCTCCGCCCGCCTCCGAAATTCGAAT from Candidatus Eisenbacteria bacterium carries:
- a CDS encoding FAD-dependent thymidylate synthase, whose protein sequence is MQIPVLDRGFIRVVECVGGDEAVVRSARVSFGQETKGEEKDRKLIRYLLTHGHETPFEHAVFQFHVKCPLFVARQWLRHRWSSFNEISGRYTVFDDEEYYVPDRIRVQENVNKQGSEVADVPEEEHRAFGERIRAETERAIAGYRGLLEEGIAKELARIVLPLNMYTQFYWTVNARSLMNFLKLRCDAHAQYEIRQYADRLRDLFREKMPWTAEVFDTLRPPPKFE